The Leptolyngbya sp. CCY15150 genome has a segment encoding these proteins:
- a CDS encoding alpha/beta hydrolase, with translation MATLTTQDGTQLYYKDWGAGQPVVFSHGWPLNSDSWEAQMLFLSDHGFRAIAHDRRGHGRSSQPWNGNEMNTYADDLATLINTLGLTDATLIGFSTGGGEVARYIGRHGTRRVSKAALISAIPPLMVKTEDNPDGLPIEVFDGLRTGSLADRSQLYRDLASGPFFGFNRPGAKVSQGMIDWFWLQGMQAGHKNAFDCIKAFSETDFTEDLKKFDVPTLILHGDDDQIVPIGAAAIAAAKLVKNSTLKIYPRAPHGLTDTHKDQLNADLLSFLKN, from the coding sequence ATGGCAACACTCACCACCCAAGATGGTACTCAACTCTATTACAAAGACTGGGGCGCAGGTCAGCCCGTTGTCTTTAGCCACGGCTGGCCCCTGAATTCTGACAGTTGGGAAGCGCAGATGCTGTTTCTGTCCGACCATGGATTTCGGGCGATCGCCCACGACCGCCGCGGCCACGGACGATCAAGCCAGCCCTGGAACGGCAATGAGATGAATACCTATGCTGACGACCTGGCCACGCTGATCAACACCCTAGGCCTAACTGATGCCACGCTGATTGGCTTTTCAACTGGCGGCGGCGAGGTGGCTCGCTACATCGGTCGTCATGGCACCCGTCGAGTTTCTAAGGCAGCGCTGATCTCGGCGATCCCTCCGTTAATGGTGAAAACGGAGGACAATCCCGATGGTCTGCCCATTGAGGTGTTCGACGGGCTGCGGACGGGCTCCCTTGCCGATCGCTCCCAGCTCTACCGCGACCTGGCCAGCGGCCCCTTCTTTGGCTTCAACCGTCCTGGAGCCAAAGTTTCCCAAGGCATGATCGACTGGTTTTGGCTCCAGGGCATGCAGGCGGGCCACAAGAACGCCTTCGACTGCATCAAAGCTTTCTCTGAAACTGATTTCACTGAAGACCTGAAAAAGTTTGACGTGCCCACGCTCATCCTGCACGGTGATGATGACCAGATTGTGCCGATTGGAGCTGCTGCGATCGCCGCTGCAAAATTAGTGAAAAATTCCACCCTGAAAATTTAT
- a CDS encoding NB-ARC domain-containing protein: protein MDANPKRSKRDRRPPKRVRGVALSPQGWQRWQTVKQQAESTEGWGKRFTQEELSHRTGLSLNTLARIIKRELGVDRQSLELLFQAFGLELTSADYTTPSTLAAPSALPRSNAWQDWDNAADASVFYGREAELAQLWQWMVADRCRVVGLFGIGGIGKSTIAVKAALQMQSEFEVVVWRSLANAPSFDDLLTSLLKFLMPLQGDDPIIPASLDGKLSKVMEYLRSQRCLLILDNAETILQSDQVGQWRSGYEAYGQFLRMLGEIPHQSCLLLTSREKPRVMALMEGEQSLVKTLPLSGLTPDDGRAIFRQKGIFTGSEAEWQDLVNHYGGNPLALKMVASATQDLFNSSIHDFLAYLSQRILIFEDIRDLLDRQFSRLSEAEQKTLFWFAIHHEPLTLTDIQNSVMGVVQQQSVPQHINSLLRRSLIEKAKPAQKKEGAFFLQPVVMEYVTERLIQRLCTEFTTRQLDVWQSHSLIRVRAKDYVREIQLRLIMQPMIEWLLSSYPNALEVEARAKLLLAQQQHPSSSRAGYAAGNLINLLVQLQVDLRGSDFSGLVVQQADLRQVNLAGVNFKDADLTQSIFSESLNSAMSIDLSPDGQIVAVGDSTGLIYLWQIATTQLLATFVGHTSWVWCVAFSPDGRQLASSGSDTSVRLWDVESGQCLWVATEHTGCVWSVTFSPDGHRLASSSDDQTVRVWNLQGDCLHVLQGHTKNVYSVHFSPDNQTLASGSKDESVRIWNTSSGTCLNVLQGYGEGVHCVRYSPNGQLLASGSFDGSIRLWHGQTVTSRHPSRVSSTVLSGHTGGVWGMAFSSDGRILATGSDDGTLRLWHVQGLQCTNVLDGHTDDVLAIALRGQLLVSASQDQTVRLWNLQGQSLKTWCGCTSGIRSLSLSPNGTTLASRGLDEAIYLWQLRFDANLSPSRPDKILQRRTGLTSPLTSWVSSLSFSPDGQTVATNGQDGSLLLWNVSMGLLHQWVGHDAPVWTVAFDATGNVLASGSKDESVRLWDVKTHRCLQVLEGHKHNVCAIAFDDDNQHLASGSSEQTIRLWDVQTGVCRHIFQGHTGGVFALAFAAHDQQLISGSFDQTIRVWNLQTGESVNVLRGHTGGIWSVAVSPDGQKLASGSGDQTIRLWNLQTGACLNVLHEHTSWVTAVNFSPDGQFLVSGSDDRTIKVWDVATGRCIQTLMVDRLYEGMNIQGAIGLTKAQEATLKALGAIAL, encoded by the coding sequence ATGGATGCCAACCCGAAACGATCAAAGCGCGATCGCAGACCTCCTAAGCGGGTGCGAGGCGTCGCCCTTTCACCCCAAGGTTGGCAGCGGTGGCAAACGGTTAAACAGCAAGCCGAATCTACCGAGGGTTGGGGTAAGCGGTTTACCCAGGAAGAGCTGAGTCATCGCACTGGTCTATCCCTCAATACCCTGGCTCGTATTATCAAACGTGAACTGGGGGTCGATCGCCAATCCCTGGAACTACTCTTTCAAGCCTTTGGGCTGGAGTTGACGAGCGCCGACTATACGACGCCTTCTACCCTTGCCGCACCCTCAGCGCTACCGCGAAGCAATGCCTGGCAGGATTGGGATAACGCAGCCGATGCTTCGGTGTTTTACGGACGCGAGGCCGAGCTGGCCCAGCTGTGGCAGTGGATGGTGGCCGATCGCTGCCGCGTGGTAGGACTGTTTGGCATTGGCGGCATTGGCAAAAGTACGATCGCCGTCAAAGCAGCCCTGCAAATGCAGTCTGAGTTTGAGGTGGTGGTGTGGCGATCGCTGGCCAACGCACCCTCCTTTGATGACCTGCTAACCAGTCTGCTGAAATTTTTGATGCCGCTTCAAGGGGATGATCCAATTATTCCTGCTTCACTGGATGGCAAGTTATCTAAGGTGATGGAATACTTGCGATCGCAGCGATGTCTGCTCATTTTAGACAACGCTGAAACTATTTTGCAGAGTGACCAGGTGGGGCAGTGGCGATCGGGTTATGAAGCCTACGGGCAATTTTTGAGAATGCTGGGTGAAATACCTCACCAAAGCTGTCTATTACTTACCAGCCGCGAGAAACCCCGCGTAATGGCTTTGATGGAAGGAGAACAAAGCCTGGTTAAAACGTTGCCGCTCAGCGGACTAACGCCTGACGATGGACGCGCCATTTTCCGACAAAAGGGCATATTTACAGGCTCAGAAGCAGAATGGCAGGACTTGGTGAATCACTATGGCGGCAATCCCCTAGCGCTAAAGATGGTCGCATCTGCCACCCAGGATTTATTCAACAGCAGTATTCATGATTTTTTAGCGTACCTCAGTCAGAGAATCCTGATCTTTGAAGATATCCGTGATTTACTCGATCGCCAGTTCAGTCGCTTATCCGAAGCTGAACAAAAAACATTATTTTGGTTTGCTATTCACCATGAACCTCTGACCCTCACAGACATTCAAAATAGTGTGATGGGAGTTGTACAGCAGCAAAGCGTTCCTCAACACATCAATTCCCTACTCCGGCGATCTCTCATCGAGAAGGCAAAGCCTGCGCAAAAAAAAGAGGGAGCTTTCTTTCTCCAGCCTGTTGTCATGGAATATGTGACAGAGCGATTGATTCAACGGCTTTGCACCGAATTTACAACGCGGCAGCTAGATGTATGGCAAAGCCATTCCTTAATTCGCGTCCGGGCCAAAGATTATGTTCGAGAGATTCAATTGCGACTGATCATGCAGCCTATGATCGAGTGGCTATTATCCTCCTATCCCAATGCATTAGAGGTGGAAGCCAGAGCAAAATTACTCCTCGCCCAGCAACAACACCCATCCAGTTCTAGAGCAGGCTATGCCGCAGGTAATCTGATCAATCTGTTGGTACAGCTTCAGGTCGATTTGCGAGGCTCCGACTTTTCAGGGCTGGTTGTGCAGCAAGCTGACTTGCGGCAGGTCAACTTAGCCGGAGTCAACTTTAAAGATGCCGATTTGACCCAATCCATTTTTTCCGAGAGCTTAAATAGCGCCATGTCGATCGACCTTAGCCCAGATGGACAGATTGTGGCCGTGGGAGATTCCACTGGGCTGATCTATCTTTGGCAGATCGCAACCACTCAATTACTGGCAACGTTTGTGGGCCATACAAGTTGGGTCTGGTGTGTGGCTTTTAGTCCCGATGGTCGCCAGCTAGCCAGTAGCGGTAGTGACACGTCGGTGCGGCTATGGGATGTGGAGAGCGGTCAGTGTTTATGGGTGGCTACCGAGCATACAGGCTGCGTTTGGTCGGTGACCTTTAGCCCGGATGGGCACCGCTTAGCCAGCAGCAGTGATGACCAAACGGTAAGAGTGTGGAATCTTCAGGGAGATTGTCTTCATGTTCTGCAAGGGCATACTAAAAACGTTTATTCTGTCCACTTCTCACCGGATAACCAAACCCTAGCCAGCGGTAGCAAAGACGAATCGGTGCGGATTTGGAACACGAGCAGTGGAACCTGTCTGAATGTATTGCAAGGCTATGGTGAGGGGGTTCATTGTGTGCGTTACAGCCCCAATGGTCAACTCCTCGCCAGTGGTAGTTTTGACGGGTCAATTCGACTTTGGCACGGGCAGACGGTTACGAGTCGTCATCCATCTAGGGTGAGTTCAACGGTGTTGTCTGGCCATACCGGTGGTGTTTGGGGAATGGCGTTTAGCTCAGATGGTCGTATTCTGGCGACAGGGAGTGATGACGGCACGCTGCGCCTTTGGCATGTGCAAGGGTTGCAATGCACTAATGTTTTAGATGGCCATACGGATGATGTGCTGGCGATCGCCCTTCGGGGGCAACTCCTGGTCAGTGCGAGCCAGGATCAAACCGTGCGGTTGTGGAATTTGCAAGGACAAAGCCTCAAAACATGGTGTGGTTGTACTAGCGGCATTCGTTCTCTCAGCCTCAGTCCGAATGGAACAACTCTGGCAAGCCGGGGTTTGGATGAAGCCATTTACCTGTGGCAGTTGCGGTTTGATGCCAACCTCTCCCCCTCACGCCCCGACAAAATTTTGCAGAGACGAACGGGTTTAACATCTCCGTTAACCAGTTGGGTTTCTTCCCTAAGCTTTAGCCCAGATGGTCAAACTGTCGCGACAAATGGACAGGACGGTTCGCTGCTGTTATGGAATGTGTCCATGGGTTTGCTGCATCAGTGGGTTGGTCATGATGCGCCTGTATGGACGGTCGCTTTTGATGCAACCGGGAATGTTCTGGCCAGCGGTAGCAAAGACGAATCGGTGCGACTATGGGATGTCAAAACCCATCGATGCTTGCAAGTGCTGGAGGGGCACAAACACAATGTGTGCGCGATCGCCTTTGATGATGACAATCAACACTTGGCGAGTGGCAGTTCTGAGCAAACGATTCGACTGTGGGATGTCCAAACTGGGGTTTGTCGGCATATATTTCAGGGGCATACAGGAGGCGTTTTCGCCCTGGCATTTGCAGCCCACGATCAGCAGTTAATCAGCGGTAGTTTTGATCAAACCATCCGAGTCTGGAATCTGCAAACTGGCGAAAGTGTAAATGTCTTGCGGGGACATACGGGTGGGATCTGGTCGGTTGCCGTCAGCCCGGATGGTCAGAAATTAGCGAGTGGCAGTGGTGATCAGACGATTCGGCTCTGGAATCTGCAAACTGGAGCTTGTTTGAACGTCTTGCATGAGCACACCAGTTGGGTGACGGCGGTCAACTTTAGCCCAGATGGTCAGTTTTTAGTGAGTGGCAGTGACGATCGCACGATTAAGGTGTGGGATGTGGCCACTGGACGCTGCATTCAGACCTTGATGGTCGATCGGCTGTATGAAGGCATGAATATTCAGGGCGCGATCGGATTGACAAAAGCTCAAGAGGCGACGTTGAAAGCATTAGGAGCGATCGCCCTGTGA
- a CDS encoding alpha-amylase family glycosyl hydrolase has product MSKAKTIKGIGSILHHKGVAFRLWAPHAQKVSVIGSFNNWNGTKHNMRAEPDGYWYINIPKVQAGDPYRFLLTTPQGEFQRIDPYAREVTSSVGNAIVHDPSFDWQGDDFHIAPWNELVIYELHVGTFNDLEDENHSGQFSSVSARLGYLKKLGVNAIQIMPIGEFAGDRSWGYNPAHIFSVEITYGGPLAFKRFVKRAHQAGIAVILDVVYNHLGPSDLDLWQFDGWSENNRGGIYFYNDNRAATPWGETRPDYGRGEVRQYLSDNALMWFEEYRVDGLRFDATQFIRTFQAEDVRDLPEGWSLLQWINSQIVQKYPGRISIAEDLQNNRWLTKDVGAGGAGFGSQWDANFVHTIRQAVIAVEDGQRSLIAIRNAIQYRYNDNAFDRVIYSESHDEVANGKARVPQEISPSDPKGWYARKRSTLAAAMVFTAPGIPMLFQGQEFLEGGWFRDTVPVDWDQRDEFHGIVRLYRDLIGLRLNRDGLTHGLCGQFTQVYHLNDDRKVIAFHRWDQGGPGDDVVVVANFFHDAQDGYTLGFPAGGTWRLRFNSDWQGYSDDFGNHPSTDATADEGDRDGLPWHGTVSIGPYSVLIFSQE; this is encoded by the coding sequence ATGAGTAAGGCCAAGACGATCAAGGGCATCGGCTCGATTCTCCACCACAAAGGGGTGGCCTTTCGCCTGTGGGCACCCCACGCCCAAAAGGTCTCCGTCATTGGCTCCTTCAACAACTGGAACGGCACCAAGCACAACATGCGGGCCGAGCCAGACGGTTACTGGTACATCAACATCCCCAAGGTTCAAGCGGGCGATCCGTATCGGTTTTTGTTGACTACCCCCCAGGGCGAGTTTCAGCGCATTGACCCCTACGCCCGCGAGGTGACCAGTTCGGTGGGCAATGCCATCGTCCACGACCCCAGCTTTGACTGGCAGGGCGACGACTTTCATATCGCCCCATGGAATGAACTGGTGATCTACGAACTCCACGTCGGCACCTTCAACGATCTGGAAGACGAGAACCATTCGGGCCAGTTTTCTTCGGTGTCGGCGCGGCTGGGGTATTTAAAGAAGCTGGGCGTCAATGCCATTCAAATTATGCCCATTGGCGAGTTTGCGGGCGATCGCTCCTGGGGGTACAACCCCGCCCATATCTTCTCGGTCGAGATCACCTACGGGGGGCCGCTGGCATTTAAGCGGTTTGTTAAACGCGCGCACCAGGCGGGCATCGCCGTGATTCTCGACGTGGTTTATAACCATCTTGGGCCCAGCGACCTAGACCTGTGGCAGTTTGATGGTTGGAGCGAAAACAATCGGGGCGGCATCTACTTTTACAACGACAACCGAGCCGCCACCCCCTGGGGAGAAACCCGCCCCGACTACGGCCGGGGCGAGGTGCGCCAATACCTCTCCGATAACGCTCTGATGTGGTTTGAGGAATACCGCGTCGATGGGCTACGCTTTGACGCCACCCAGTTTATCCGCACCTTCCAGGCTGAGGATGTACGGGATTTGCCCGAGGGCTGGAGCCTGCTCCAGTGGATAAACAGCCAAATTGTGCAGAAATACCCCGGCCGCATCTCCATTGCCGAAGATCTGCAAAATAACCGATGGCTGACTAAAGACGTGGGGGCGGGCGGGGCCGGGTTTGGCAGCCAGTGGGATGCTAACTTCGTGCACACTATTCGCCAGGCGGTGATTGCCGTTGAGGATGGGCAGCGATCGCTGATCGCCATTCGCAATGCCATTCAGTACCGCTACAACGACAACGCCTTCGACCGGGTGATCTACAGCGAATCTCACGATGAGGTGGCCAACGGCAAGGCGCGGGTCCCCCAGGAGATCAGCCCTAGCGACCCCAAGGGCTGGTACGCCCGCAAGCGATCAACCCTGGCGGCGGCGATGGTGTTTACCGCCCCTGGCATTCCCATGCTGTTTCAGGGACAAGAATTTCTTGAAGGCGGCTGGTTTCGCGATACCGTGCCCGTTGATTGGGATCAGCGCGATGAGTTTCACGGCATTGTGCGGCTCTACCGCGACCTGATTGGGCTGCGGCTCAACCGCGATGGCCTGACCCACGGGCTATGCGGCCAGTTCACCCAGGTCTACCACCTCAACGACGATCGCAAGGTGATCGCCTTTCACCGTTGGGATCAGGGTGGCCCCGGCGATGATGTGGTGGTGGTAGCCAACTTTTTCCACGATGCCCAGGATGGCTACACCCTTGGCTTCCCAGCAGGGGGCACCTGGCGGCTGCGGTTTAACAGCGATTGGCAGGGCTACAGCGATGACTTTGGCAACCACCCCAGCACCGATGCGACCGCAGATGAGGGCGATCGCGACGGGCTACCCTGGCACGGGACGGTGTCCATTGGCCCCTACTCTGTGCTGATTTTTTCCCAGGAGTAG
- a CDS encoding DUF302 domain-containing protein: protein MYYIVETPKTFDQAAKDLAAAVTSHGFGVLHIHDLGATLRGKGIDFAEDCQVFEVCNPGQAAQMLATDMRLNMALPCRISVFTEKGTTKIGLIKPGPMLSALSDNAELVQVAQAVEEKTIQMVDAAI from the coding sequence ATGTACTACATTGTCGAAACCCCCAAAACGTTTGACCAGGCAGCAAAAGATCTGGCGGCAGCGGTGACGAGTCATGGCTTCGGGGTGCTCCACATCCACGATTTAGGTGCTACTCTGCGCGGTAAAGGGATTGACTTTGCCGAAGACTGTCAGGTGTTTGAAGTCTGCAATCCAGGACAGGCTGCCCAGATGTTAGCCACCGATATGCGGCTAAACATGGCGTTGCCCTGTCGCATCTCAGTGTTTACAGAAAAGGGCACCACCAAGATTGGTCTAATTAAACCAGGGCCAATGCTGTCTGCTCTGTCAGACAATGCAGAACTGGTGCAGGTTGCCCAAGCGGTTGAGGAAAAAACCATTCAGATGGTTGATGCTGCAATCTGA
- a CDS encoding cation-translocating P-type ATPase C-terminal domain-containing protein: MLGLLLLAIAYHNWSTEQANWQTMYLQRLPYHELSWLKRYVDRDSLFRLGLFSNKPLLAAVVLTIGLPMSVMYSPVLQPLFQTTSLSAIDLEICVGLSTIIFWAIAPEKWFTRRQQRE; this comes from the coding sequence TTGCTGGGATTACTTTTGCTGGCCATTGCCTATCACAACTGGTCTACAGAGCAGGCAAATTGGCAGACGATGTATTTACAACGCTTACCTTATCACGAGTTGAGCTGGCTGAAGCGATACGTTGATCGAGATTCGCTGTTTCGTTTGGGGCTGTTTTCCAACAAACCGCTTTTAGCCGCTGTTGTGCTAACCATTGGGCTACCAATGTCCGTAATGTATAGTCCGGTTTTGCAACCCCTGTTCCAAACAACATCACTGTCTGCCATCGATCTTGAGATTTGTGTTGGATTGAGCACTATCATCTTTTGGGCGATCGCGCCAGAAAAGTGGTTCACTCGGCGGCAACAGAGGGAGTAG